One window of Triplophysa rosa linkage group LG8, Trosa_1v2, whole genome shotgun sequence genomic DNA carries:
- the lg8h1orf43 gene encoding protein C1orf43 homolog — MAEEKHTTLSGVNVVLVIAYGTLVFVLLFIFVKRQIMRFAMKSRIGPHVPLGHNAPKELREEIDFRLSKVNDIRYEPHLLSEEDDRLRHQGQTSCYNYLYRMQALDAIRDSDIPFHEMCRSASALTGRRYKIWLMDLRNSHSLFKSSHSALIDRLLEGYDNARHGAGVFGEPEYVKYKQDLAQLATIVKTHSSTTSLNQQHQSAAKDLTSSSGPSNASTIQVTYLPSTGQRSKRPKHFLELKNFKDNYNTLESTL, encoded by the exons ATGGCGGAGGAGAAACACACCACACTTTctggtgtaaatgttgtgcttgTTATAGCCTACGGCACCCTG GTTTTTGTGCTGCTCTTCATCTTTGTGAAAAGGCAGATTATGAGATTCGCTATGAAGTCTCGCATAGGACCGCACGTCCCACTGGGTCATAATGCCCCTAAG GAGCTGAGAGAAGAGATTGACTTCCGTTTGTCTAAAGTGAACGACATTCGCTATGAGCCACATCTGCTCTCTGAAGAAGATGACAGACTGAGGCACCAAGGCCAGACTA GCTGTTATAACTACCTCTACAGAATGCAAGCATTAGATGCCATCAGAGACTCTG ATATTCCATTCCATGAGATGTGTCGCAGTGCCAGCGCTTTAACTGGACGACGCTACAAGATATGGCTGATGGACCTGCGaaactctcactctctctttaaGTCGAGTCACAGCGCACTCATAGACCGCTTACTGGAGGGATACGACAACGCTCGCCACGGAGCCGGG GTGTTCGGTGAGCCAGAATATGTCAAGTATAAGCAAGATCTGGCGCAGCTGGCCACTAT TGTAAAGACCCACTCCAGCACCACCAGTCTAAACCAGCAGCACCAATCAGCCGCCAAAGATCTGACCAGTTCTTCTGGACCCTCGAACGCCTCTACCATTCAGGTCACATACCTGCCCTCCACCGGGCAGCGCAGCAAGAGGCCCAAGCACTTCCTGGAACTCAAAAACTTTAAGGACAATTACAACACCCTAGAGAGCACACTGTAG
- the tuft1a gene encoding tuftelin 1a, with protein MNRTGSLCTFEEIRWDDRVNGRRRLRLTLHDQNQQQPITEKPIGRAFALVQPTYERQPESWTKQDKTERIKPSEGQVEVLKVYLDERKQAQTRHQQSVKMLSEEVSQIQEVRYCLKNLREQMAAKSHRTEHKLVLAGTGPRNVNGVNGTHSVLTKTLNGFERQESMDEQERERMREASKRLYAQMQDAEKRHQDERERLLVEAQQYKQQLSEQTDYLKRVQLTKEQQDQEIEDLRRLMSGMEQESSTLREQLMIREADLLQLREHREEGQAGRERSEELVKENAILKEKIHHLDDMLKSQQRKLRQMIEQLQNSRMVIQERDRVIRELEEKVAMLEAENKQMRDQMDYYLEGQRSNSYLPSDSNAQIVYSKPLRPSTQTNKNLPFIKVIEIKS; from the exons AACGGGCGCAGGCGGCTCAGACTCACTCTCCACGACCAGAACCAACAGCAGCCCATCACAGAAAAG CCAATTGGCAGAGCTTTTGCTTTGGTGCAACCAACCTATGAACGGCAACCAGAGAGCTGGACAAAACAGGACAAGACAGAGCGGATCAAGCCATCTGAGGGTCAAGTCGAGGTCCTTAAG GTTTATCTGGACGAACGTAAACAAGCCCAAACCAGACACCAACAGAGCGTGAAGATGCTTTCAGAAGAAGTTTCACAAATACAGGAG GTGAGATATTGTCTGAAGAACCTCCGGGAGCAAATGGCAGCCAAAAGTCACAGGACCGAACACAAG CTGGTTTTAGCTGGTACTGGCCCGAGAAACGTTAATGGTGTTAATGGTACTCATTCTGTGCTCACAAAGACTCTGAACGGCTTTGAAAGACAG gagagtATGGATGAGCAGGAACGAGAGAGGATGAGAGAGGCCAGTAAGCGTCTGTACGCTCAAATGCAAGACGCAGAAAAGAGACACCAGGATGAACGAGAGAGACTGCTG GTAGAAGCTCAGCAGTACAAGCAGCAGCTTTCAGAGCAGACTGACTATCTGAAGAGAGTTCAGCTGACCAAAGAGCAGCAGGATCAAGAGATTGAAGACCTGCGCCGTCTTATGAGCGGGATGGAGCAGGAGAGCTCCACTCTCAGAGAGCAGCTGATGATCAGAGAAGCCGATCTCCTTCAGCTCCGGGAACACAGGGAGGAGGGCCAAGCAGGGAGAGAGAG GTCAGAAGAGCTGGTAAAGGAGAACGCTATTCTGAAAGAGAAGATTCATCACTTGGATGATATGCTTAAAAGTCAACAGCGAAAACTCCGGCAAATGATTGAACAg cTTCAGAACTCTCGCATGGTGATCCAGGAGAGGGACAGAGTGATCAGAGAGCTGGAGGAGAAGGTGGCCATGCTGGAGGCAGAG AACAAACAAATGCGTGATCAGATGGATTATTACCTCGAAGGTCAAAGGTCGAATTCATACCTGCCATCGGATAGCAACGCCCAGATTGTCTACAG CAAGCCACTGAGACCCTCCACCCAGACCAACAAGAATCTGCCCTTCATCAAggtcattgaaatcaaatcgtGA